The following proteins come from a genomic window of Aquimarina sp. MAR_2010_214:
- a CDS encoding sensor histidine kinase, translating into MKIKSIWFHIGFWIVYTAIFTIVGASYKGKYTEALTFELMNMPMRLIIVYFNYFVLLPKLLLQGKTAKYFAYTLLTLIISGFIQRIINYEILSTLHTDMVDSGIWLPYKFLQASMIIASPLIFIIGISVIWKVAELQKRAKTLENEKLQSELKYLKSQINPHFLFNTLNNIYGLTLESSKKAPELILKLSDFLSFSLYESSQRFILLEKEISLLNDFIDLEKSRFEDRVDVQVDIPEQIDSVSIPPLILVPFIENAFKHSLKNETKIAHIIVKLEVINGQLIYEVINSKPEDTVDDSSLKGIGLQNIKKRLDILYNDRYQLDIKDEERLYTIVLRITI; encoded by the coding sequence ATGAAGATTAAAAGCATTTGGTTTCATATTGGTTTTTGGATTGTGTATACTGCTATATTTACCATAGTTGGGGCTAGCTATAAAGGGAAATATACTGAGGCATTGACTTTTGAGCTTATGAATATGCCTATGCGACTTATTATTGTGTATTTTAATTATTTTGTGCTGTTGCCAAAACTTTTATTGCAAGGTAAAACGGCAAAATATTTTGCGTATACCTTACTCACATTAATTATCTCTGGATTTATTCAGCGAATTATTAATTATGAAATATTATCCACTCTTCACACTGATATGGTTGATTCTGGAATATGGCTGCCGTATAAGTTTTTACAAGCTTCAATGATCATTGCTTCTCCTTTAATTTTTATTATTGGAATTTCGGTTATTTGGAAAGTAGCAGAATTACAAAAGAGGGCTAAAACTCTTGAAAATGAAAAATTGCAATCAGAATTGAAGTACCTAAAATCGCAAATTAATCCTCATTTTCTTTTTAATACCTTAAATAATATCTATGGGTTAACTTTAGAAAGCTCAAAAAAAGCACCTGAACTTATTCTCAAATTATCAGATTTCCTTAGTTTTTCTTTATACGAGAGTTCTCAAAGATTTATTCTTTTAGAAAAAGAAATCAGTTTGCTAAATGATTTTATTGATCTAGAAAAATCTAGGTTTGAAGATAGAGTAGATGTACAGGTTGATATCCCCGAACAAATAGATTCAGTATCTATTCCTCCTCTTATTTTGGTTCCATTTATAGAAAATGCTTTTAAACATAGTTTAAAAAACGAAACCAAAATTGCTCATATAATTGTTAAATTAGAGGTGATAAATGGTCAATTAATCTATGAAGTTATAAATTCAAAACCAGAAGATACTGTAGACGATTCTTCACTAAAAGGAATTGGTTTACAGAATATCAAAAAAAGATTAGATATCCTATATAATGATCGGTATCAATTGGATATTAAAGATGAAGAAAGATTATATACTATTGTATTAAGAATTACGATATAA
- a CDS encoding sensor histidine kinase, whose protein sequence is MKTRINSQLLKFKNIYKKLQIVLVFLLFSVTFCWAQNEESENQESIVSKIKNNTLVKDEQYVPFLAKQLELAKNNNDWESAIVIQNTLAEEGIYSQMNHKAVYDSLKKFNDYIPEIKNTKEVAKYYISYAEAAIYLQKYHASLKILTQATSYLESKKDSLLYEYGYAYLKAAETSTKTNNLINSVTYFKKASDIFLKQKDTVSFLWSQNGLSRLLGNNGLYKEADEVRKPIFLWADIDIINETGVVVMAHITAALQAIMQNDTQKELYHVRQALLFNSQMTSSEKQIVEILNHACATYVFARHDLLKESDENLKKLNNLMIGANDSPFLSTYYTLASSQNAYAHKNFKKAEKGLAKWLKIVKQSKVSENILDYEYLLAQTYESMGNANQSIHHFKSYIRLKDSIQKSTSRKRFAYIQSQFEAEKKDLEIAKQKKHIVLLSVESKLKSQWIIIIVIFLTAIFFITYLIRSKRFQKHQQKLLKQFGQDLLNSIETERKRIASDLHDGIGQNLLVIKNKILLQNENEDVSIVDQTIKEIREISQNIHPYRFEKIGLEASLKNTIKLLQESTSIFFSEEIKNKENIEGMISKEKHLQIYRILQEALNNVLKHSKTSACNLSVYSELEYVNFIVKDNGIGFVFSEANKRSLGMKTMQGRAKMIESILTINSIKNKGTIIHLKVPVK, encoded by the coding sequence TTGAAAACAAGAATAAATAGTCAACTTTTAAAATTTAAAAACATTTATAAGAAGTTACAAATAGTACTCGTTTTTTTATTGTTCTCTGTAACATTTTGCTGGGCTCAAAATGAAGAATCTGAAAATCAAGAAAGTATCGTTTCGAAAATAAAAAACAACACACTTGTCAAAGATGAACAATATGTTCCTTTTTTAGCAAAACAATTGGAATTAGCAAAAAATAATAATGATTGGGAATCTGCTATTGTTATTCAAAATACATTAGCAGAAGAAGGTATATATTCTCAAATGAATCATAAAGCAGTATATGATTCATTAAAAAAATTTAATGATTATATACCAGAAATTAAAAACACCAAAGAAGTCGCTAAATATTATATTTCTTATGCAGAAGCTGCTATTTATCTTCAAAAATACCACGCTTCTTTAAAAATATTAACCCAAGCAACTTCTTATTTAGAGAGCAAAAAAGATTCTTTATTATATGAATATGGATATGCCTATTTAAAAGCAGCAGAAACTAGTACTAAAACAAACAATCTAATAAACAGTGTTACTTATTTTAAAAAGGCTTCTGATATTTTTTTAAAGCAAAAAGATACTGTTTCTTTTTTATGGTCGCAAAACGGATTGAGTAGGTTATTAGGAAATAATGGTTTATATAAGGAAGCTGATGAAGTACGAAAACCAATTTTTTTATGGGCAGATATAGATATTATTAACGAGACAGGTGTAGTGGTTATGGCGCACATAACGGCCGCTCTTCAAGCTATTATGCAAAATGATACTCAAAAAGAACTTTATCATGTACGTCAAGCGCTTTTGTTTAATAGTCAAATGACATCATCTGAAAAACAGATTGTAGAGATTCTTAATCATGCCTGTGCGACTTATGTATTTGCTCGGCATGATTTATTAAAAGAATCGGATGAAAATTTAAAAAAATTAAATAATTTAATGATAGGAGCAAATGACAGTCCTTTTTTAAGTACATATTACACCCTAGCAAGTAGTCAAAATGCGTATGCCCATAAAAACTTTAAAAAAGCAGAAAAGGGTTTAGCAAAATGGCTTAAAATTGTAAAGCAGTCTAAGGTATCCGAAAACATATTAGATTACGAATATTTATTAGCACAAACCTATGAAAGTATGGGAAACGCTAATCAATCAATTCATCATTTCAAAAGCTATATTCGATTAAAAGACTCTATACAAAAAAGTACCTCTAGAAAGCGTTTTGCATACATACAGTCACAGTTTGAAGCAGAAAAAAAAGATCTAGAAATAGCAAAACAAAAAAAACATATAGTATTACTTAGTGTTGAAAGTAAATTAAAATCGCAATGGATTATTATTATAGTTATTTTTTTAACAGCTATTTTTTTTATAACCTATTTAATTAGGTCTAAAAGGTTTCAAAAACATCAACAAAAACTATTAAAACAATTTGGTCAAGATTTACTCAATTCTATAGAAACCGAACGCAAACGTATTGCAAGTGATTTACATGATGGTATTGGTCAAAACTTATTAGTTATAAAAAATAAAATTTTACTTCAAAATGAAAATGAAGATGTTTCAATAGTAGATCAAACAATAAAAGAAATTCGTGAAATATCGCAAAACATACACCCATACAGGTTTGAAAAAATAGGGTTAGAAGCATCTCTTAAAAACACTATAAAATTATTACAAGAAAGTACTTCCATCTTTTTTTCTGAAGAAATAAAAAATAAAGAAAACATTGAAGGGATGATCTCTAAAGAAAAACATTTACAAATTTACAGAATACTACAAGAAGCGCTAAATAATGTTTTAAAACATTCTAAAACTAGTGCCTGTAATTTAAGTGTTTATTCAGAATTAGAATATGTGAATTTTATTGTAAAAGATAATGGCATTGGTTTCGTTTTTTCAGAAGCAAACAAAAGGTCTTTAGGTATGAAAACCATGCAAGGACGGGCAAAAATGATTGAAAGTATACTAACTATAAATAGCATTAAAAATAAAGGTACAATTATACATTTAAAAGTTCCTGTAAAATGA
- a CDS encoding DUF885 family protein, translated as MIKKMLSIACFAMIFTGCKNEATTTKEPVEKIDVSAKFNEMLDNYYEEGLQLNPVQATFAGDNRFNDQFPNPLAEETVNKTKAYFKKYKEQLAQFNDTTLSESEKMTKAILNWECDMNLEGFNFNQDYFPIDQMWSINLVAGQLASGASAQPFKTVEDYNNWLKRLDGYVDWMTTAEAKMKEGMTAGYVLPKSLIVKVLPQLEALTIEDLDQHLFYTPAKNFPEEFSDEDKKQLTEAYGKMVSEKIVPAYKSLHKFMSTEYLQAGRASSGIESIPGGKEFYQYQIKLYTTTTMTADEIHKLGLSEVARISSEMEKIKEQVGYTGDLKSFFDYVRNKKELMPFTEPKQVIDNFNAIHDRMKPQIEKLFDVKPKTPFEVRRTEAFRENSASAEYNPGSLDGTRPGIFYTPIPEVTKYNTYSDESLFLHEAIPGHHYQISLTQESEELPKFRKTLWYSGYGEGWALYSESLGKELGLYTDPYQYFGMLGAEMHRAVRLVVDTGLHSKGWTREQAIQYSLDNEAESEAGITSEIERYMANPGQALSYKIGQLKIRELRAKAEAALGDKFDIRQFHNQVLETGCVPLALLENKINTWILKNK; from the coding sequence ATGATCAAAAAGATGCTTTCTATAGCCTGTTTTGCTATGATTTTTACAGGTTGTAAAAATGAAGCGACTACAACCAAAGAACCTGTGGAAAAGATAGATGTTAGTGCCAAATTTAATGAGATGCTAGATAATTATTATGAAGAAGGTCTGCAGCTCAATCCGGTACAAGCTACCTTTGCCGGCGATAATAGATTTAACGACCAATTTCCTAATCCTCTGGCAGAGGAAACAGTAAATAAAACTAAAGCTTATTTTAAAAAGTATAAAGAACAATTGGCGCAATTTAATGATACTACACTATCTGAAAGCGAGAAGATGACTAAGGCAATTCTCAATTGGGAATGTGATATGAATTTGGAAGGTTTTAATTTTAATCAAGACTACTTTCCAATCGATCAGATGTGGTCTATTAATCTTGTCGCCGGTCAATTGGCTAGTGGGGCAAGCGCACAACCTTTTAAAACTGTCGAAGATTATAACAATTGGTTAAAACGCCTTGATGGCTATGTAGATTGGATGACCACTGCCGAAGCAAAAATGAAAGAAGGTATGACTGCAGGGTATGTGTTGCCAAAATCATTGATCGTAAAAGTACTTCCACAATTAGAAGCATTAACGATTGAAGACTTAGATCAACATCTTTTCTATACTCCTGCAAAGAATTTTCCAGAAGAATTTTCTGATGAAGACAAAAAACAATTAACAGAAGCTTACGGTAAAATGGTTTCCGAAAAAATTGTTCCTGCGTATAAAAGTCTTCATAAGTTTATGAGTACAGAGTATTTACAAGCAGGTAGAGCAAGCTCTGGTATTGAAAGTATACCTGGTGGAAAAGAATTTTATCAATATCAAATCAAGTTGTATACGACAACGACCATGACAGCCGATGAAATTCATAAGTTGGGACTTTCTGAAGTTGCCAGAATCTCTTCTGAAATGGAAAAAATCAAAGAGCAAGTAGGATATACCGGCGATCTAAAATCATTTTTTGATTATGTGCGTAATAAGAAAGAATTGATGCCATTTACAGAACCAAAGCAAGTGATCGATAATTTTAATGCAATCCATGATCGCATGAAGCCACAGATTGAAAAACTGTTTGATGTAAAACCAAAAACACCATTTGAAGTACGTAGAACAGAAGCTTTTCGTGAGAACTCAGCTAGTGCAGAATATAATCCAGGATCATTAGATGGTACTCGCCCAGGGATTTTTTATACACCGATTCCAGAAGTAACCAAGTATAATACCTATAGTGATGAGTCGTTGTTTTTACATGAAGCAATACCGGGCCATCATTATCAGATCTCATTAACTCAGGAAAGTGAAGAATTACCAAAATTTAGAAAAACATTATGGTACAGTGGTTATGGTGAAGGTTGGGCATTGTATAGTGAATCTTTGGGTAAAGAACTAGGTTTATATACCGATCCATATCAATATTTCGGGATGTTAGGAGCAGAAATGCACCGTGCTGTTCGTCTTGTTGTAGATACGGGGTTACATTCTAAGGGCTGGACACGTGAGCAGGCAATTCAATATTCATTAGATAATGAGGCAGAATCAGAAGCAGGGATTACTTCAGAAATAGAACGGTATATGGCTAATCCAGGTCAAGCATTATCTTATAAAATCGGGCAGTTAAAAATAAGAGAACTTCGTGCTAAAGCAGAAGCGGCACTAGGAGATAAATTTGATATTCGCCAGTTTCATAATCAAGTGTTAGAAACCGGATGTGTACCATTAGCATTGCTAGAAAATAAAATCAATACGTGGATTTTAAAAAATAAGTAA
- a CDS encoding SMP-30/gluconolactonase/LRE family protein — protein sequence MKAVFCIIFFIGFGFYGIAQKPVERLNKSFIAYTIPEKDILPENVAYDPADASFYIGSTRKGKIIKRTKDGAYHDFAKPQQDGLHMIIGMKVDPIQRYLWVCSSGGSNLIGYNRKDKNEGRPAGIFKYDLQTGKLIKKYWIDIPGEVHFFNDIVLDTSGNLYATHMFSNPILYTIQNDNDELKVLTSLSEIKYPNGITISDNNTYLFIAHSEGILRIHIKTGKKQNIQYSADIDTTDNKGIDGLYFYKNSLIGIQPGKNSVKKFVLNTEQNTIIKTIPLEYNHPMMNNPTTGVLVDNELYYIANAQFGSFNKDGSLFSMEKLYEPTILKVKLDD from the coding sequence ATGAAAGCAGTTTTTTGTATTATTTTTTTTATCGGGTTTGGTTTTTATGGTATCGCACAAAAACCAGTTGAGCGATTAAACAAGAGTTTTATAGCCTATACTATTCCCGAAAAAGACATATTGCCCGAAAATGTTGCTTATGATCCTGCAGATGCATCTTTTTATATTGGTAGTACTCGTAAAGGAAAAATCATAAAACGAACCAAAGATGGAGCATATCATGATTTTGCAAAACCGCAACAAGATGGCTTACATATGATTATCGGGATGAAAGTCGATCCAATACAAAGATATCTTTGGGTATGTAGCTCTGGAGGAAGTAACCTTATTGGATATAATAGAAAAGATAAAAACGAAGGGCGTCCTGCAGGGATTTTTAAATATGATTTACAAACAGGAAAACTCATCAAAAAATATTGGATCGATATTCCTGGAGAGGTTCATTTTTTTAATGACATCGTTTTGGATACATCAGGAAATCTATATGCTACACATATGTTTTCTAACCCAATATTGTATACGATCCAAAATGACAACGATGAATTAAAAGTCTTAACTTCTCTTTCTGAAATAAAATATCCTAATGGTATTACTATTTCTGATAACAATACTTATCTATTTATAGCACATTCTGAAGGAATTCTTCGCATACATATCAAAACTGGAAAAAAGCAAAACATACAATATTCTGCGGATATTGACACAACTGATAACAAAGGCATAGATGGGTTATACTTTTATAAAAACTCTTTGATCGGTATACAACCAGGTAAAAACTCAGTTAAAAAATTCGTACTCAATACAGAGCAAAATACGATTATAAAAACTATACCTCTAGAGTATAATCATCCTATGATGAACAATCCTACTACAGGGGTTTTGGTAGACAATGAATTGTATTATATCGCAAATGCACAATTCGGAAGTTTTAATAAAGATGGATCCCTATTCTCTATGGAAAAATTATATGAACCTACCATCTTAAAAGTAAAACTAGATGATTAA
- a CDS encoding LytTR family DNA-binding domain-containing protein has translation MKLRCIIVDDEQIARNILKKYIGDVSTLDLIGEFKNALEVLDYIQNHPVDVMFLDIEMPKLSGLNLAKIIENKIKVVFTTAHREFALEGFDLSAVDYLLKPFSFDRFLKAIQKINPNLSNSTVISTPVIDHVFVKADKKMVKINFSELLYIEGLGNYVKIHTIENTLIVYEKMSDLVLRLPSLSFMRIHRSYIINTKKIKTYTKEYVEIKKRHIPISLTYRNSLLSFLEKA, from the coding sequence ATGAAGCTTCGATGTATTATTGTAGATGATGAACAGATTGCAAGAAATATTTTAAAAAAATATATTGGAGATGTCTCTACTTTGGATCTAATTGGGGAATTTAAAAATGCTCTGGAAGTCTTAGATTATATTCAGAATCATCCGGTAGATGTGATGTTTTTGGATATTGAAATGCCTAAGCTATCAGGTTTAAATTTGGCCAAAATCATAGAGAATAAAATTAAAGTCGTATTTACAACCGCACATCGTGAGTTTGCTTTAGAAGGATTTGATTTAAGTGCAGTAGACTATCTTCTAAAGCCTTTTTCTTTTGATCGCTTTTTAAAAGCCATTCAAAAAATTAATCCTAATTTATCAAATTCTACTGTTATATCTACGCCTGTAATTGATCATGTTTTTGTGAAAGCAGACAAAAAAATGGTTAAAATTAATTTTTCAGAACTACTATATATCGAAGGGCTGGGGAATTATGTCAAAATTCATACAATAGAGAATACTTTGATTGTTTATGAAAAGATGAGTGACCTTGTATTGCGATTACCTTCTCTTTCCTTTATGCGTATACATAGATCTTATATTATAAATACCAAGAAAATAAAGACATATACCAAAGAGTACGTAGAAATTAAGAAAAGACATATTCCGATAAGCTTAACATATCGAAATTCATTATTGTCATTTTTAGAAAAAGCCTAA
- a CDS encoding DUF6503 family protein: MKIKHNKLYYILILTVCIGLNCNAQKNQQQLDTQVILQKSTKTYDPDNRWLVANLKIHIQEPRLSNPYRYSILKMNNTDNSFELKRNRGKHISTHIIDEKGVSRTLLDGEINTDSIQIKKYRLQPERNLNYQKFYQHLIGLPMSLNNVTVDTFGKTSKAIFNDTDSYKIELVLKEAIFSKHWNVFVSQKDYTLLGIEIVFPDDPAKGERLYFSGNITIDGVKTPRIRHWHEYDTDAYSGSDIIVKEIVKNK, from the coding sequence ATGAAGATCAAGCACAACAAATTATACTATATCTTAATATTAACCGTATGTATTGGCTTGAATTGCAACGCTCAAAAAAATCAACAACAACTAGATACTCAAGTCATTCTTCAAAAAAGCACAAAAACATATGACCCTGATAATCGTTGGTTGGTGGCAAATCTAAAAATTCATATACAAGAGCCTCGTTTATCTAACCCTTACAGATATTCTATCTTAAAAATGAATAATACTGATAACAGCTTTGAATTAAAAAGAAATAGAGGTAAGCATATATCTACACATATAATAGATGAAAAAGGGGTCTCCAGAACGCTTTTAGATGGAGAAATTAATACGGATAGTATTCAAATAAAAAAATATCGATTACAACCAGAACGAAACCTCAACTACCAAAAATTTTATCAGCATTTAATTGGTTTACCCATGTCTTTAAACAACGTTACAGTTGATACTTTTGGTAAGACAAGTAAAGCTATATTTAATGATACAGATAGTTATAAAATTGAACTTGTATTGAAAGAAGCTATATTTTCTAAACACTGGAATGTATTTGTTTCTCAAAAAGACTATACCCTATTAGGTATCGAAATTGTATTTCCTGATGACCCTGCAAAAGGAGAACGTCTTTACTTTTCTGGTAACATTACCATTGATGGAGTTAAAACCCCAAGAATACGTCATTGGCACGAATATGACACCGATGCATATTCGGGATCAGATATTATAGTTAAAGAGATCGTTAAAAACAAGTAG